A genomic region of Clavibacter michiganensis subsp. insidiosus contains the following coding sequences:
- a CDS encoding ABC transporter permease: MNLFAEAFGLLLDGSRWGGATGYGTRLVEHLGYTALAMGVAALIAIPAGLYIGHTGRGRTVAVAFSGGLRALPTLGVLVLLGLLFGIGLTGPILTFSLLGIPPLLAGVYSGVQAVDRAAIDAARAVGMTEWQILGRVEIPLALPLMISGFRAAILQVISTVTLGAYLGLGGLGRDIFTGLTTSNYPLLLASALLVTALALVVDAFFAIVQRAVVPRGVVAASGHTPDSPRTSSRSAVSTTP; encoded by the coding sequence GTGAACCTCTTCGCCGAGGCCTTCGGTCTCCTCCTCGACGGCTCCCGATGGGGCGGTGCCACGGGCTATGGCACCAGGCTCGTCGAGCACCTGGGCTACACCGCCCTCGCGATGGGCGTCGCCGCGCTGATCGCGATCCCCGCAGGCCTGTACATCGGTCACACGGGGCGCGGGCGCACCGTCGCCGTCGCCTTCTCCGGTGGGCTCCGCGCGCTGCCGACGCTCGGCGTCCTGGTCCTGCTCGGCCTCCTCTTCGGCATCGGGCTGACCGGGCCGATCCTCACCTTCTCGCTGCTCGGCATCCCCCCGCTGCTGGCCGGGGTCTACTCCGGCGTGCAGGCCGTGGACCGCGCCGCGATCGACGCGGCGCGCGCGGTGGGCATGACCGAGTGGCAGATCCTCGGCCGCGTGGAGATCCCGCTGGCCCTGCCGCTCATGATCAGCGGCTTCCGGGCCGCGATCCTCCAGGTCATCAGCACGGTGACCCTCGGCGCGTACCTCGGGCTCGGCGGCCTCGGCCGTGACATCTTCACCGGGCTCACGACGAGCAACTACCCGCTGCTGCTCGCCTCCGCCTTGCTCGTCACCGCCCTCGCCCTGGTCGTCGACGCGTTCTTCGCGATCGTCCAGCGCGCCGTCGTCCCCCGCGGCGTCGTCGCCGCCTCCGGACACACCCCCGACTCACCGCGCACCTCGTCGAGGTCCGCGGTCAGCACCACTCCCTGA
- a CDS encoding type III polyketide synthase yields MIASIRSIATALPPTVLAQDGVRDLFGSQPELGRLGTRLVSAAFNASGIRTRHTVIGELGTAPGMAGADAPAEVDGEPVFYDRASGRILTPGTGARNDTYIREAPALLLGAARQAVDEAAGIEAADVTHVVTVSCTGFYAPGPDYQVVRGLGLSASTQRFHLGFMGCYGAFPALRMAAQFCAADPDAVVLVVCVELCSLHLHSSNDADTIVASSVFGDGAAAAVVTARPAPAGSTVLDLEAFETVLTPVGEDDMAWTIGDQGFDMILSSYVPKIIDEHITGALAPLWAQVPALQGVAPAEIAGWAIHPGGRSILDRVEDRLALAPAQLEASRSTLAEVGNMSSATVLFVLRRILHGTPRADVPGRPDVAEPAPIPASGPGAGRVCAMAFGPGLTVETALMTRRTT; encoded by the coding sequence CTGATCGCCTCCATCCGGTCGATCGCCACGGCCCTGCCGCCGACGGTCCTCGCGCAGGACGGCGTGCGCGACCTCTTCGGCAGCCAGCCCGAGCTCGGGCGGCTCGGCACCCGGCTCGTGTCGGCGGCCTTCAACGCGTCGGGGATCCGCACGCGCCACACGGTGATCGGCGAGCTCGGCACCGCGCCGGGCATGGCGGGAGCCGACGCACCCGCCGAGGTCGACGGCGAGCCCGTCTTCTACGACCGGGCCAGCGGGCGGATCCTCACCCCCGGCACCGGCGCGCGCAACGACACGTACATCCGCGAGGCCCCCGCCCTGCTGCTCGGGGCGGCGCGCCAGGCGGTCGACGAGGCAGCCGGGATCGAGGCGGCCGACGTCACGCACGTCGTCACGGTCTCCTGCACGGGCTTCTACGCGCCCGGCCCCGACTACCAGGTCGTCCGCGGCCTCGGCCTCAGCGCCTCCACCCAGCGCTTCCACCTCGGCTTCATGGGCTGCTACGGCGCCTTCCCGGCGCTCCGCATGGCCGCGCAGTTCTGCGCCGCCGACCCCGACGCCGTCGTCCTCGTCGTGTGCGTGGAGCTCTGCTCGCTGCACCTGCACTCGTCGAACGACGCGGACACGATCGTCGCCTCGTCGGTCTTCGGCGACGGGGCGGCGGCCGCCGTCGTCACCGCGCGGCCCGCGCCCGCCGGATCCACCGTGCTCGACCTCGAGGCGTTCGAGACCGTGCTCACTCCCGTGGGCGAGGACGACATGGCGTGGACCATCGGGGACCAGGGCTTCGACATGATCCTGTCGAGCTACGTGCCGAAGATCATCGACGAGCACATCACGGGCGCGCTGGCACCGCTCTGGGCGCAGGTGCCCGCGCTCCAGGGCGTCGCGCCGGCGGAGATCGCGGGCTGGGCGATCCACCCCGGCGGACGCAGCATCCTCGACCGGGTCGAGGACCGGCTGGCGCTCGCGCCCGCGCAGCTGGAGGCCTCGCGGTCGACGCTCGCGGAGGTGGGCAACATGTCGAGCGCGACGGTGCTGTTCGTGCTCCGGCGGATCCTGCACGGGACGCCGCGGGCTGACGTGCCCGGCCGCCCCGACGTCGCGGAGCCCGCGCCGATCCCGGCGTCCGGGCCCGGAGCGGGACGCGTGTGCGCCATGGCGTTCGGTCCCGGCCTCACGGTGGAGACGGCGCTCATGACCCGCCGGACCACCTGA
- a CDS encoding ABC transporter substrate-binding protein, translated as MTHSITRRLLVSTVALGTAMALAGCASGDPLDTSGGSASAAPTDTISVGSAAFGENVILAEVYAQALEANDVKVTRNLQIGEREVYLKALKEGSVDLIPEYTGNLLSAYEPDSTETSSDDVYTALPGALPDGFEVLDQSPAEDKDSYNVTKEYSEANGVTTLSDLRGKTVRVGGGAVLGERPYGIPGLTDVYGIDASLVNIEDQGGPNTVKALLDGQVDMANIYTTTPSILDNDFVTLEDPENLIKAQNVVPLVNTAKMNPDVTAILDKVSAAITTEDLTEMNRRNQGDEKAEPKAIAADWLKEKALF; from the coding sequence ATGACCCACAGCATCACCCGCCGGCTCCTCGTCAGCACCGTCGCCCTGGGCACCGCGATGGCCCTCGCCGGCTGCGCCTCCGGCGATCCCCTCGACACCTCCGGCGGATCCGCCTCCGCGGCGCCCACCGACACCATCTCCGTCGGCTCGGCCGCCTTCGGCGAGAACGTCATCCTCGCCGAGGTCTACGCGCAGGCCCTCGAGGCCAACGACGTGAAGGTCACGCGCAACCTGCAGATCGGTGAGCGCGAGGTCTACCTCAAGGCCCTCAAGGAGGGGTCCGTCGACCTCATCCCCGAGTACACGGGCAACCTGCTCTCCGCCTACGAGCCCGACTCCACGGAGACGTCGAGCGACGACGTCTACACCGCCCTCCCCGGAGCGCTGCCGGACGGCTTCGAGGTGCTCGACCAGTCGCCGGCCGAGGACAAGGACTCCTACAACGTCACGAAGGAGTACTCGGAGGCGAACGGCGTCACGACCCTCTCCGACCTCCGGGGCAAGACCGTCCGCGTCGGCGGCGGCGCGGTCCTGGGTGAGCGTCCGTACGGGATCCCCGGTCTCACCGACGTCTACGGCATCGATGCGAGCCTCGTGAACATCGAGGACCAGGGCGGCCCCAACACCGTCAAGGCCCTCCTCGACGGCCAGGTCGACATGGCGAACATCTACACGACCACGCCGTCGATCCTCGACAACGACTTCGTCACGCTCGAGGACCCGGAGAACCTCATCAAGGCCCAGAACGTCGTGCCGCTCGTGAACACCGCGAAGATGAACCCCGACGTCACGGCGATCCTCGACAAGGTGTCCGCCGCGATCACCACCGAGGACCTCACCGAGATGAACCGCCGCAACCAGGGCGACGAGAAGGCCGAGCCGAAGGCGATCGCCGCCGACTGGCTGAAGGAGAAGGCCCTCTTCTAG
- a CDS encoding DUF3618 domain-containing protein produces MAKKKSPTGEVSVIGAVTTVAREVRKHKAVAESAPHGEGANIPPAPKRSPEELKRDIQAGRDELARTVRDLETALDVPARASELKADARARASELKADARAIRDDVTSRVRTTGRDVARRTRAFTKKDPAVAASIGAGAVAVVLAVGAAVVSGGRR; encoded by the coding sequence ATGGCCAAGAAGAAGTCCCCGACCGGCGAGGTGAGCGTCATCGGCGCCGTGACCACGGTCGCCCGCGAGGTCCGCAAGCACAAGGCGGTCGCCGAGTCGGCGCCGCACGGCGAGGGCGCGAACATCCCGCCCGCCCCCAAGCGCAGCCCCGAGGAGCTGAAGCGCGACATCCAGGCCGGCCGTGACGAGCTCGCGCGCACCGTCCGGGATCTCGAGACGGCGCTCGACGTGCCGGCCCGCGCCTCCGAGCTGAAGGCCGACGCCCGCGCCCGGGCCTCCGAGCTGAAGGCCGACGCCCGCGCCATCCGCGACGACGTCACCTCCCGCGTCCGCACGACCGGCCGGGACGTCGCGCGCCGCACGCGTGCGTTCACGAAGAAGGACCCGGCCGTCGCCGCGTCGATCGGCGCGGGTGCCGTCGCCGTCGTGCTCGCGGTCGGCGCCGCCGTCGTCTCCGGCGGCCGACGCTGA